From Sinorhizobium sp. RAC02, a single genomic window includes:
- the nirD gene encoding nitrite reductase small subunit NirD — MDRTWIAIGTIADIPLRGARCVKTPQGKVAVFRTAENEVFAIEDHCPHKGGPLSQGIVHAKAVTCPLHNWVISLETGKALGADEGVVKTIPLRNDDGALFIALESLMMAAE, encoded by the coding sequence ATGGACAGGACCTGGATCGCCATCGGCACCATCGCCGATATTCCGCTGCGCGGCGCCCGCTGCGTGAAGACACCACAAGGCAAGGTCGCCGTCTTCCGCACCGCGGAAAACGAGGTGTTCGCCATCGAGGATCATTGCCCGCACAAAGGCGGGCCGCTCTCGCAGGGCATCGTACACGCGAAGGCGGTCACCTGCCCGCTGCACAACTGGGTGATTTCGCTCGAAACCGGCAAGGCCCTTGGTGCGGACGAGGGGGTGGTGAAGACCATTCCGCTGCGCAACGACGATGGCGCGCTGTTCATCGCGCTCGAAAGCCTGATGATGGCGGCCGAATAG